In one window of Kitasatospora sp. MMS16-BH015 DNA:
- a CDS encoding ABC transporter ATP-binding protein — protein MTSLPDVKTAVAEPTLAQLRERALAAAAPSSYGADAVIACDRLVRIFSADRIEVQALQGLDLLVDQGDLIALVGASGSGKSTLLNILAGLDSPTAGRATVAGRDLLAMGAKERLRYRREVVGFIWQQTARNLLPFLTAAQNIALPMQLSQGRKTRATTARQAARVGELLEALDIGDLAHRRPAQLSGGQQQRVAIAVAMANNPAVVLADEPTGELDSETAAGIFEAFRTVNRELGATVVIVTHDPMVAGEVRRTVAIRDGRTSSEVLRRMVTDEHGEEQVSEREYVMLDRTGRVQLPAKFLEALGMRERVAMELAPDHIKVHPDQH, from the coding sequence ATGACCAGCCTTCCTGATGTCAAGACTGCTGTTGCCGAGCCGACGTTGGCGCAGTTGCGTGAGCGGGCGTTGGCTGCTGCCGCGCCGAGTTCGTATGGGGCTGATGCGGTGATTGCCTGTGATCGGTTGGTGCGGATCTTCTCCGCGGACCGGATCGAGGTGCAGGCGCTGCAGGGGCTTGATCTGCTGGTGGATCAGGGGGATCTGATCGCGCTGGTGGGTGCTTCCGGTAGCGGGAAGTCGACGTTGTTGAACATCCTGGCGGGTTTGGACAGTCCGACGGCTGGTCGGGCGACGGTGGCTGGTCGGGATCTGTTGGCGATGGGTGCGAAGGAGCGATTGCGGTATCGGCGGGAGGTGGTGGGTTTCATCTGGCAGCAGACGGCCCGCAATCTGCTGCCGTTCCTGACGGCTGCGCAGAACATCGCGTTGCCGATGCAGTTGTCCCAGGGTCGGAAGACGAGGGCCACGACGGCGAGGCAGGCGGCTCGGGTGGGGGAGTTGCTGGAGGCGTTGGACATCGGTGATCTGGCGCATCGTCGTCCGGCTCAGTTGTCGGGTGGTCAGCAGCAGCGGGTGGCGATCGCGGTGGCGATGGCGAACAACCCGGCGGTGGTGCTGGCTGACGAGCCGACGGGTGAGTTGGATTCGGAGACCGCTGCGGGGATCTTCGAGGCGTTCCGCACGGTGAATCGGGAGCTCGGGGCGACGGTGGTGATCGTGACGCACGATCCGATGGTGGCGGGGGAGGTGCGGCGCACGGTCGCGATCCGGGACGGGCGCACGAGCAGTGAGGTGCTGCGCCGGATGGTGACGGACGAGCACGGTGAGGAGCAGGTGAGCGAGCGGGAGTACGTGATGCTGGATCGGACGGGTCGGGTGCAGTTGCCGGCGAAGTTCCTGGAGGCGCTCGGGATGAGGGAGCGGGTAGCGATGGAGCTGGCTCCTGATCACATCAAGGTGCATCCGGACCAGCACTGA